From one Drosophila subpulchrella strain 33 F10 #4 breed RU33 chromosome 3L, RU_Dsub_v1.1 Primary Assembly, whole genome shotgun sequence genomic stretch:
- the LOC119554873 gene encoding trichohyalin has translation MNFNDDPLADLLSDNSLDNDNFFETPGGGGLKKPAKLAKPKGKLEDLFGIQEETEADVQGQGSGARTKPNATSTPRIVKQKPSISLDDDLAEDDDLGFDPKRPKSGGAKKSLFDDLLTSNVEPKKNIFDEILSGDAGKRPATAKPSMSRQSTDTTTDNSQARPKTSTGRRSSAQSATVNADPLGLFGKDTNATVSGMSTPVSRKRGTTADWLGLEQEQEQDQRPMTPKPQSPKKQSSSEGPSKSTAEILRLPDSDENEMEPEPEMAAVPVPSGVTASTQNILMLSNLNLESNQKFNALQQQEAQLVIAAQMKNQERTLLEMQRRQESQDRKFQALIQQQLQRQQQMEEHIKVQQERINMHIQLMMSQPVHVQEVVTAPAALDKPESEAKEAKKTASQEQEHLLLLEMDAKRNLLEKQRLDELVANMKVNYEQEIEMIDTSYKKQIKVLEEHLSAVEDRLKLENAELRQYYTDKLEKQKEDYVEQISNLRNDHEDEVRKLRQSHELDLEGIRQAKMLELSTVQDHGNYLETLRLASNNLQELRDGMSGNQEKERQLEARERRLADQERRLKIDEETADEEKRRLMELVSTLELQLGRLSKDSAEENWQLRQRMSSLEAERKAFEREKEFHREQMNRDEKRVEDLKSLQLAETERLHHDLQQERNQLAVERQQMELRQQLHEHGDLDKDRRELEALLQVAREAIRRADEERDRWHKLQREVEQRKRQLLDKENALNLKEDELAQATGAYRMATSRTHLAEHKAREGDQLLQAKLKIIGKRAHDLGEKEAQLAQERMLLAQDRIALVNLKKQILRSRCALCKMGAESAEIAVRRGNNNLQTTADHQLPQMTTSSADLLLKMSAQEPGQAQSDIVERMLDEKIEASYRRMYNAPPSSSLDDADYGLTGGLDDDSKVAMDHGRNLDLDEAFLANFK, from the exons ATGAATTTCAACGACGATCCACTGGCGGATCTGCTGAGCGATAATAGCCTGGATAATGACAACTTTTTCGAAACTCCAGGGGGAGGAGGTCTCAAAAAACCGGCGAAACTGGCCAAGCCCAAGGGCAAACTGGAGGATTTGTTTGGCATTCAGGAGGAGACGGAGGCAGATGTGCAGGGTCAGGGATCGGGAGCCAGGACCAAACCCAATGCCACCAGCACACCAAGAATTGTGAAGCAGAAACCATCGATTTCGCTGGACGATGATCTGGCCGAGGACGATGACTTGGGTTTCGATCCCAAGCGACCCAAAAGTGGTGGTGCCAAAAAAAGCCTGTTTGATGATCTGCTAACCAGCAATGTCGAGCCCAAGAAGAACATCTTTGATGAGATTCTGTCTGGGGATGCCGGCAAACGTCCTGCCACCGCTAAGCCATCGATGTCCCGCCAATCCACTGATACCACCACGGATAATTCGCAGGCGCGACCCAAGACTTCCACGGGCAGAAGGAGCTCCGCGCAATCGGCCACCGTTAATGCCGATCCCCTGGGACTTTTTGGCAAGGATACGAATGCCACTGTTTCGGGCATGTCCACGCCGGTTTCCAGGAAGCGGGGAACCACCGCTGATTGGTTGGGTCTGGAACAGGAGCAAGAGCAGGATCAGCGACCTATGACGCCTAAGCCGCAAAGCCCAAAGAAACAGTCCTCCAGTGAAGGTCCATCGAAGAGTACAGCCGAAATCCTGCGCCTTCCCGACTCCGATGAGAACGAAATGGAACCGGAACCGGAAATGGCTGCTGTGCCCGTTCCTTCCGGCGTCACTGCCTCCACCCAAAATATCCTCATGCTGAGCAATCTCAATCTGGAAAGCAATCAAAAATTCAATGCCCTGCAGCAACAGGAGGCGCAGTTGGTGATTGCAGCGCAAATGAAGAACCAGGAGAGGACCCTACTCGAAATGCAGAGGCGCCAGGAGAGCCAGGACCGAAAGTTCCAGGCCCTAATCCAACAGCAACTGCAGCGCCAGCAGCAAATGGAGGAGCACATCAAGGTGCAGCAGGAGCGGATCAACATGCACATTCAGCTGATGATGTCACAACCTGTGCATGTCCAGGAAGTGGTCACCGCACCCGCGGCCCTTGATAAACCGGAATCGGAAGCGAAGGAGGCCAAAAAGACGGCTAGCCAGGAGCAGGAGCATTTGCTCCTACTCGAAATGGATGCCAAGCGGAATCTGCTGGAAAAGCAGCGACTTGATGAGCTGGTGGCCAACATGAAGGTCAACTATGAGCAGGAGATCGAAATGATCGATACATCCTACAA AAAGCAAATAAAGGTGCTGGAGGAGCACTTGTCCGCCGTCGAGGATCGTCTCAAATTAGAGAACGCGGAGTTACGCCAGTACTACACCGACAAACTGGAGAAGCAGAAGGAGGACTACGTGGAGCAGATCTCCAACTTGAGGAATGATCATGAGGATGAGGTGCGCAAGCTGCGTCAGTCTCACGAACTTGATCTCGAGGGAATTCGTCAGGCCAAGATGCTGGAGCTCTCGACGGTGCAGGATCACGGCAACTACCTAGAGACGCTTCGCCTGGCCTCCAACAATCTTCAAGAGCTTCGTGATGGGATGAGTGGCAACCAGGAAAAGGAACGTCAGCTGGAGGCGCGGGAACGTCGATTAGCTGACCAGGAGAGGCGTTTAAAGATCGACGAGGAGACGGCCGACGAGGAGAAGCGCCGCCTGATGGAACTGGTGAGCACGTTGGAGCTGCAGCTGGGCCGGCTGTCCAAGGACTCCGCCGAGGAGAACTGGCAGCTGCGTCAGCGCATGTCAAGTTTGGAGGCGGAACGCAAGGCTTTCGAGCGCGAAAAGGAATTCCACCGCGAGCAAATGAATCGGGATGAGAAGCGAGTCGAGGACCTGAAATCCCTTCAGTTGGCGGAGACAGAGCGACTGCACCACGATCTCCAGCAGGAGCGCAACCAACTGGCAGTGGAACGCCAGCAAATGGAACTTAGGCAGCAGCTCCACGAGCACGGCGACCTAGACAAGGATCGCCGGGAGCTGGAGGCCCTGCTGCAAGTGGCCCGCGAGGCAATCCGGCGGGCGGATGAAGAGCGGGATCGCTGGCACAAGCTACAGCGTGAGGTGGAGCAGCGCAAACGCCAGCTTCTGGACAAGGAGAACGCCCTGAATCTAAAGGAGGACGAACTGGCCCAGGCCACCGGCGCCTATCGAATGGCCACCAGTCGCACTCACCTGGCCGAACACAAGGCTCGAGAAGGGGACCAGCTGCTCCAGGCCAAGCTCAAGATAATCGGCAAGCGGGCCCACGATCTCGGCGAGAAGGAGGCCCAGCTAGCCCAGGAACGAATGCTTCTGGCGCAGGATCGCATCGCCCTGGTTAATCTAAAGAAGCAGATTCTACGTAGCAGATGTGCCCTGTGCAAAATGGGGGCGGAGTCTGCAGAAATCGCAGTGCGAAGGGGTAATAATAATCTCCAGACAACCGCGGACCATCAGTTGCCTCAAATGACCACCAGCAGTGCGGATCTCCTGCTCAAAATGTCCGCTCAAGAACCGGGACAGGCTCAGAGTGACATTGTGGAGCGAATGCTGGACGAGAAAATAGAGGCCTCCTACCGCAGGATGTACAATGCTCCACCCAGCAGTTCCCTCGACGATGCCGATTATGGACTTACTGGTGGGCTGGACGATGACTCCAAAGTGGCCATGGATCACGGCAGGAACCTGGACCTGGATGAGGCATTTTTGGCCAACTTTAAATAG
- the LOC119555084 gene encoding protein new-glue 1-like, translating to MKYSCALLLLAILGCCLVSLSRAASTTATTEASTAATTATTTTTTAASTTTTTTAKTTTTTTAASSKKKKKHVTHYKRKTRRPKKVRKIHRRKRRSG from the coding sequence ATGAAGTACTCCTGTGCGCTGCTCCTTTTGGCCATCCTGGGATGCTGCCTGGTGAGCCTGTCGAGAGCCGCAAGCACAACCGCTACGACGGAGGCCTCCACCGCCGCcaccaccgccaccaccaccaccaccacagcCGCGTCTACGACCACCACAACCACCGCAAAaaccacaaccaccaccacagcTGCTTCCTCCAAGAAAAAGAAGAAGCACGTGACCCACTACAAGCGCAAGACCCGCCGCCCCAAGAAGGTCAGGAAGATCCACCGCAGGAAGAGGCGCAGCGGTTAA
- the LOC119552499 gene encoding phosphatidylinositol 4-phosphate 3-kinase C2 domain-containing subunit beta isoform X1 codes for MSNQAQIDYDQQFQDDLAKATALSLEQQALDDYRRNKKYGSGPGYPQSSFLSGRDYQTAQRSQILNQARRHSEVHQVAASPGNVERSRTPPAQGSDNDLICFASPTSKQPESSSPFGKLIEDLQRMQPTNPQSAMVPMGSVAAASVPTHYGYPPQQQHPAPVQPPPYGMVAGGAGGAYGDLQLVPYQPAAQQQRPLNNEELQRLYSMPAQMAVAPVPQPNAYLYYPGAVVTPYTAPIVPGSAAFMPPQYPSQGYGFGGAYTHMDLRRPQSQPAAPAPSTNHHSQPSNHSAPSPAEANGAAFQARRQVPSTGSISSSSHTGNNGHPPGPRRGNDLIDLNHEDYSRVSVLEAFDPLLNDNTGNDSASDSTSYYAEYDPFDFLYSGDGGTQYSDPMYEAVNRWDKSAATVSPNAGFIGWRQDFLNQPSTSSSTYYGDAPPEESIKVSENGSGSISPPPPLPPRNQQHYESNQAPVPASKPYQSSLLTDSYTSSIPANVVLDRRKTCTRLYELISDQRTDDPELLEFYHMVKELRSRYLHDDTPTNVGHVVAAEFNYHYLMNTSIKVIVHPALNTLQSHVLAASMAKEQVKGYGMPVTFTCDIDSVVAQVVAQALASLEGQVKGTVTDYVVKPIGLLEWLAPTSKLSQLECVHNSFQLEKDVHLGLCLSTAANMQAIARTERDDEHDADLLPEQLLPNEVVPIVTYDNMMILIETLEMEIDKLESAADGLPGRSVVSCSGVVQAVKAICALLGSIDTMEIARCVADLKRICEVEQKKYSAGASNPEIVSDYGDYAQVVLRPRSMLEQIKVKCNELRDAVQELVELYANVFRVAFSVKTPDYSTTPIPISCVSKPIVVCINCLHRPPPNWKFDDYSLCVQIVYGTRLLSKPNVLTCSNDTSGGLFPRLNFSAWLTFDQHPICTLPREARITFVLYGKQAASEGELNTEQNGERRQVTTELGWCSIQLFDFKRVMICGPYLLSLWPPTTDKMLGPAPARGCHPHPDFCPVLSIEVPPYGGRIEFPEHQEVPKPAPHYDFASLDANLQEELLDTAELGYTGATERREVFWEKRLYLQNYPNALPKVLHAAHSWDYANLIDLHALLHSWAPLSPLQSLELLLPRYPDAKVREKAVEWISKMPNDQLVDFLPQLVQSLKHDTYEGSSMARFLLAKCLESPRFAHHMYWLLVHSLPDDPHNSIGAAMVDQEYDESQVTQARYYRRNKMMLRALMAICGEKMLQRFMYQHRMCQKLTTIAESVKEAKESMRQKSLAAGMDEVHQDLLEKPTCLPLGPELEVTGVSVRNCSYFNSNTLPLKINFVGPDAESLPAIFKCGDDLQQDQLTIQLIRIMNKMWLAERLDLKMVTFNCVPTGYKSGMIELVNEAETLRKIQVECGLTGSFKDRPIAEWLGKQNPSPLEYQSAVRNFTLSCAGYSVATYVLGICDRHNDNIMLKTSGHLFHIDFGKFLGDAQMFGNFKRDRTPFVLTSDMAYVINGGDKPSTDFHYFVDLCCRAFNIVRKNADLLLHTLAHMATAGMPGVNSNAVQYVRRALLPSQSNPEAAATFAKMIQSSLKSWFTQFNFFLHNLAQMRFTPDEGTGELLSFVPRKYTMQQDGRLKIVKVVCFQKHYSMEKFYMYILEVTRHGQPDPTHLFRSYREFTEFHQKLCMHFPLVKLHSLPAGVHVGRSNIKSVAEKRLPLIQRFLKSLFDASEEIAHSELVYTFFHPLLRDQQEAKLGMPKIKEVKRQPSRDNPNEIGQIRLSLQYQRGVLTVMIHHAKGLPMLQGGQEPNTYVKCYLKPDPKKETKRKTKVVRKTCVPSFMETLEYRMPLNIIQERLLQVTVWSHDTLQENELLGGFELDLSKLDLRQELCDWHRLGSVQRN; via the exons ATGTCAAATCAGGCGCAGATCGACTACGACCAGCAGTTCCAGGATGACCTGGCCAAAGCCACCGCCCTGAGTCTGGAGCAGCAGGCCCTCGACGATTACCGGCGAAACAAGAAGTACGGATCCGGCCCTGGCTACCCGCAAAGCTCCTTCCTTTCTGGTCGGGATTATCAGACGGCGCAGCGAAGTCAGATCCTTAATCAGGCTCGTCGCCACTCGGAGGTCCATCAGGTGGCGGCCAGTCCTGGAAATGTGGAACGATCGCGCACGCCGCCTGCTCAGGGTTCGGATAACGACCTGATCTGCTTCGCAAGTCCCACCAGCAAGCAGCCGGAGAGTAGCAGTCCCTTTGGCAAACTCATCGAAGATCTGCAGCGAATGCAGCCAACCAATCCGCAGTCTGCTATGGTGCCCATGGGATCAGTAGCGGCGGCATCGGTGCCGACTCATTACGGCTATCctccacaacagcaacatccgGCTCCGGTTCAACCCCCGCCATATGGAATGGTtgcaggaggagcaggaggtgCCTACGGTGACCTGCAGTTGGTGCCATACCAACCAGCTGCTCAACAACAGAGACCTCTGAACAACGAGGAGCTACAGCGGCTGTATAGCATGCCAGCTCAAATGGCCGTGGCTCCAGTGCCTCAACCAAACGCCTATTTGTATTATCCGGGAGCAGTGGTAACGCCCTACACGGCACCCATAGTCCCTGGGTCGGCTGCTTTTATGCCGCCGCAGTATCCATCGCAGGGATATGGTTTTGGAGGTGCTTACACGCACATGGATTTGCGGCGTCCTCAGTCGCAACCGGCTGCTCCAGCACCGTCCACGAACCATCATAGCCAACCGTCCAATCATTCCGCTCCCTCCCCCGCGGAGGCAAATGGAGCAGCCTTCCAGGCGCGACGTCAAGTGCCCTCGACTGGTAGCATAAGCTCCAGTAGCCACACCGGAAACAATGGTCATCCACCTGGCCCACGCCGGGGAAACGATTTGATTGACCTGAACCACGAGGATTA CTCCCGTGTGAGTGTGCTGGAGGCTTTCGATCCCCTGCTCAACGACAATACCG GAAACGACAGCGCCTCCGACAGCACCTCCTACTATGCGGAATACGATCCCTTTGACTTCCTGTACAGCGGCGACGGAGGCACCCAGTACTCAGATCCCATGTACGAGGCGGTCAACAGATGGGACAAATCTGCGGCGACCGTGAGTCCGAACGCTGGTTTTATTGGTTGGCGTCAAGATTTTTTGAACCAACCGTCAACATCGTCATCAACGTATTATGGAGATGCGCCGCCGGAGGAGAGTATAAAGGTGTCGGAGAATGGCTCTGGGAGTATATCCCCGCCCCCACCGTTGCCGCCAAGAAATCAGCAGCACTATGAATCAAATCAGGCTCCTGTGCCTGCCTCGAAGCCTTATCAGTCTTCTCTACTGACGGACAGCTATACCTCCAGCATTCCGGCCAATGTGGTGCTGGATCGCCGGAAAACCTGTACACGTCTGTACGAACTAATCAGCGACCAGCGCACAGATGATCCAGAACTACTGGAGTTCTACCATATGGTTAAGGAGCTCAGGTCGCGCTACCTGCACGACGATACGCCGACGAATGTGGGCCATGTGGTGGCCGCCGAGTTCAATTACCACTACTTGATGAACACCAGCATCAAGGTGATCGTGCACCCGGCTCTCAACACCCTCCAGTCGCACGTTCTGGCCGCCTCCATGGCTAAGGAGCAGGTGAAGGGGTATGGAATGCCAGTAACGTTCACCTGTGACA TTGACTCTGTCGTGGCACAGGTGGTGGCACAGGCATTGGCGTCATTGGAGGGACAGGTCAAGGGCACCGTCACAGACTACGTGGTCAAG CCAATTGGTCTCCTGGAGTGGCTGGCGCCCACCTCAAAACTCAGTCAGCTTGAGTGCGTGCACAATAGCTTCCAGTTGGAGAAGGATGTGCACCTGGGTCTCTGTCTGAGTACGGCGGCCAACATGCAGGCGATCGCACGAACAGAGCGGGATGATGAGCACGATGCGGATCTGCTGCCAGAGCAGCTGCTGCCCAACGAGGTGGTACCGATTGTGACCTACGACAATATGATGATACTCATAGAGACGCTCGAGATGGAGATCGACAAGCTGGAGTcggcggcagacggactgccCGGACGGAGTGTGGTGAGCTGCTCCGGGGTGGTGCAGGCAGTGAAGGCCATTTGTGCCTTGCTCGGTTCCATCGATACAATGGAAATAGCACGATGCGTCGCCGATCTGAAGCGAATTTGCGAGGTGGAGCAGAAGAAGTACTCGGCTGGGGCCAGCAATCCGGAGATTGTGAGTGACTATGGTGATTACGCTCAAGTTGTCCTACGCCCTCGCTCGATGCTGGAGCAGATTAAGGTCAAGTGCAATGAGCTGCGAGATGCCGTGCAGGAACTGGTGGAGCTGTATGCAAATGTATTCCGCGTGGCGTTCTCCGTGAAGACACCCGATTACTCTACAA CTCCAATACCAATCTCCTGCGTGTCCAAACCAATTGTCGTCTGCATCAACTGCCTCCACAGGCCACCGCCGAATTGGAAGTTTGACGATTACTCTCTGTGCGTGCAAATCGTTTATGGAACTCGACTGCTGTCCAAGCCAAATGTATTAACCTGCTCCAACGACACGAGTGGAGGCCTGTTCCCGCGACTTAACTTTAGCGCCTGGCTGACTTTCGATCAGCATCCCATTTGCACCCTGCCCCGGGAGGCCCGGATCACTTTTGTCTTATACGGAAAACAGGCGGCCAGCGAAGGCGAACTCAATACGGAGCAGAATGGAGAGAGGCGTCAAGTAACCACTGAGTTGGGTTGGTGTTCCATTCAACTGTTCGACTTTAAGCGAGTGATGATCTGCGGTCCCTACTTACTTTCCTTGTGGCCACCAACCACGGATAAGATGTTGGGACCAGCACCTGCGCGAGGCTGTCATCCGCATCCTGACTTCTGCCCTGTTCTAAGCATTGAGGTCCCTCCTTATGGAGGTCGCATTGAGTTTCCCGAGCACCAGGAAGTGCCAAAACCTGCACCACA CTATGACTTTGCCTCGCTGGATGCCAATCTGCAAGAAGAGCTGCTAGACACCGCTGAGCTGGGCTACACAGGAGCCACAGAGCGACGTGAGGTGTTTTGGGAGAAACGACTTTATCTGCAGAACTATCCCAATGCACTGCCCAAAGTTCTACATGCCGCCCACAGCTGGGATTATGCCAATCTGATCGATTTGCATGCACTGCTCCACTCCTGGGCGCCGCTTTCGCCTTTGCAATCTCTGGAGCTACTGTTGCCTCGCTACCCGGACGCCAAGGTTCGCGAGAAGGCAGTCGAGTGGATCTCCAAGATGCCCAATGACCAGCTCGTGGACTTTTTGCCCCAATTAGTGCAAAGTTTAAAACATGACACCTATGAGGGCTCGTCAATGGCTCGATTCCTGCTAGCCAAGTGTCTGGAATCGCCGCGCTTTGCTCACCACATGTACTGGCTCCTGGTGCACAGTCTGCCGGATGATCCTCACAACTCCATCGGGGCCGCCATGGTGGACCAGGAGTACGACGAGTCGCAGGTTACCCAGGCGCGCTACTATCGCCGCAACAAGATGATGCTGCGAGCCCTAATGGCCATCTGCGGCGAAAAGATGCTGCAGCGGTTCATGTACCAGCATCGAATGTGTCAG AAACTAACTACTATAGCAGAATCTGTCAAAGAGGCTAAGGAGTCGATGCGCCAAAAGAGTTTGGCAGCTGGCATGGATGAGGTCCATCAGGATTTGCTTGAGAAACCCACGTGCCTGCCATTGGGACCTGAACTGGAAGTTACTGGAGTGAGTGTGCGCAATTGTAGCTACTTCAACTCCAACACGCTGCCGTTGAAGATCAACTTCGTGGGACCCGATGCAGAGTCATTGCCAGCTATATTTAAG TGCGGAGATGACTTGCAGCAGGATCAGTTGACCATACAGCTGATTCGGATTATGAACAAAATGTGGTTGGCGGAACGCTTGGACCTGAAAATGGTCACCTTCAACTGTGTGCCAACGGGCTACAAGAGCGGAATGATTGAGCTGGTCAACGAGGCGGAAACGTTGCGGAAAATCCAAGTAGAGTGCGGACTGACGGGGTCCTTCAAGGATCGCCCGATCGCGGAGTGGCTGGGCAAGCAAAATCCCAGTCCTCTGGAGTACCAGAGTGCAGTGCGAAATTTTACGCTCTCCTGTGCCGGATATAGTGTTGCCACCTATGTGCTGGGCATCTGTGATCGGCACAATGACAACATCATGTTGAAGACTTCGGGTCACTTGTTTCACATTGACTTTGGCAAGTTCCTTGGCGATGCCCAGATGTTTGGAAACTTCAAGAG AGATCGCACACCATTTGTCCTAACTTCTGACATGGCCTATGTCATAAATGGCGGAGACAAGCCCTCCACTGACTTCCATTATTTCGTGGACCTGTGTTGTCGGGCCTTCAACATTGTGCGGAAAAATGCGGATCTGCTCCTGCACACTTTGGCCCACATGGCCACCGCTGGCATGCCGGGAGTTAACTCAAACGCTGTGCAATATGTGCGACGTGCCCTGCTGCCATCCCAATCGAATCCCGAGGCGGCTGCCACCTTTGCCAAGATGATTCAGTCCTCGCTGAAAAGCTGGTTCACCCAGTTTAACTTCTTCCTGCACAATCTGGCTCAGATGCGATTCACCCCTGACGAGGGAACCGGGGAGCTGCTCTCCTTCGTGCCAAGAAAATATAC GATGCAGCAGGATGGACGATTGAAAATTGTCAAGGTGGTCTGCTTCCAAAAGCACTACAGCATGGAAAAGTTCTATATGTACATTCTGGAAGTGACGCGACATGGACAGCCCGATCCGACGCATTTGTTCCGCTCATATCGCGAGTTCACCGAGTTCCATCAGAAGTTATGCATGCACTTCCCTCTGGTTAAATTGCACAG TCTTCCGGCTGGCGTGCATGTTGGGCGTTCCAATATCAAATCTGTGGCAGAAAAACGACTACCTCTTATACAGCGATTTTTGAAATCTCTGTTCGATGCGTCCGAGGAAATAGCGCATTCCGAGCTCGTGTACACATTCTTCCATCCGCTGCTGCGCGATCAGCAGGAGGCCAAACTAGGGATGCCGAAGATAAAGG AGGTGAAGAGACAACCGTCGAGGGATAATCCCAACGAGATTGGCCAAATTCGACTTTCGCTGCAATATCAACGCGGCGTACTTACTGTGATG ATACACCACGCCAAAGGGCTGCCCATGTTACAGGGCGGTCAGGAGCCCAACACCTATGTGAAGTGCTACCTAAAACCGGATCCCAAAAAGGAGACCAAACGCAAGACCAAAGTGGTGCGCAAGACCTGTGTTCCCAGTTTCATGGAAACG TTGGAGTACCGAATGCCCCTGAATATTATTCAAGAACGCCTGCTGCAGGTAACCGTCTGGTCACACGACACGCTGCAAGAAAACGAGCTGTTGGGGGGCTTCGAATTGGATCTATCGAAGCTCGACCTGCGCCAGGAGCTCTGCGACTGGCATCGCCTTGGTTCCGTGCAAAGGAACTGA
- the LOC119552499 gene encoding ataxin-2 homolog isoform X2 → MSNQAQIDYDQQFQDDLAKATALSLEQQALDDYRRNKKYGSGPGYPQSSFLSGRDYQTAQRSQILNQARRHSEVHQVAASPGNVERSRTPPAQGSDNDLICFASPTSKQPESSSPFGKLIEDLQRMQPTNPQSAMVPMGSVAAASVPTHYGYPPQQQHPAPVQPPPYGMVAGGAGGAYGDLQLVPYQPAAQQQRPLNNEELQRLYSMPAQMAVAPVPQPNAYLYYPGAVVTPYTAPIVPGSAAFMPPQYPSQGYGFGGAYTHMDLRRPQSQPAAPAPSTNHHSQPSNHSAPSPAEANGAAFQARRQVPSTGSISSSSHTGNNGHPPGPRRGNDLIDLNHEDYSRVSVLEAFDPLLNDNTVSKK, encoded by the exons ATGTCAAATCAGGCGCAGATCGACTACGACCAGCAGTTCCAGGATGACCTGGCCAAAGCCACCGCCCTGAGTCTGGAGCAGCAGGCCCTCGACGATTACCGGCGAAACAAGAAGTACGGATCCGGCCCTGGCTACCCGCAAAGCTCCTTCCTTTCTGGTCGGGATTATCAGACGGCGCAGCGAAGTCAGATCCTTAATCAGGCTCGTCGCCACTCGGAGGTCCATCAGGTGGCGGCCAGTCCTGGAAATGTGGAACGATCGCGCACGCCGCCTGCTCAGGGTTCGGATAACGACCTGATCTGCTTCGCAAGTCCCACCAGCAAGCAGCCGGAGAGTAGCAGTCCCTTTGGCAAACTCATCGAAGATCTGCAGCGAATGCAGCCAACCAATCCGCAGTCTGCTATGGTGCCCATGGGATCAGTAGCGGCGGCATCGGTGCCGACTCATTACGGCTATCctccacaacagcaacatccgGCTCCGGTTCAACCCCCGCCATATGGAATGGTtgcaggaggagcaggaggtgCCTACGGTGACCTGCAGTTGGTGCCATACCAACCAGCTGCTCAACAACAGAGACCTCTGAACAACGAGGAGCTACAGCGGCTGTATAGCATGCCAGCTCAAATGGCCGTGGCTCCAGTGCCTCAACCAAACGCCTATTTGTATTATCCGGGAGCAGTGGTAACGCCCTACACGGCACCCATAGTCCCTGGGTCGGCTGCTTTTATGCCGCCGCAGTATCCATCGCAGGGATATGGTTTTGGAGGTGCTTACACGCACATGGATTTGCGGCGTCCTCAGTCGCAACCGGCTGCTCCAGCACCGTCCACGAACCATCATAGCCAACCGTCCAATCATTCCGCTCCCTCCCCCGCGGAGGCAAATGGAGCAGCCTTCCAGGCGCGACGTCAAGTGCCCTCGACTGGTAGCATAAGCTCCAGTAGCCACACCGGAAACAATGGTCATCCACCTGGCCCACGCCGGGGAAACGATTTGATTGACCTGAACCACGAGGATTA CTCCCGTGTGAGTGTGCTGGAGGCTTTCGATCCCCTGCTCAACGACAATACCG TGTCGAAAAAGTaa